The Aquabacterium sp. A3 genomic interval GGGGGCCGTGTGCCCAGCCCGTGCCGGCGCCTGTGCACGCTCAACGAGCAGGATGTGTGCGTGGGCTGTGGCCGCACGCTGACCGACATCACCGGCTGGACGGCGATGAGCGACGAGGAGCAGCGCGCGTGCGTGGCGCGCGCGCGTGCCCGGGTGCAGCAACTCAGACCACGCTGGGCGCCTGATGCGGGAGGTGATGGTGCCTGAGCGCGGCCCCATGCTCATCCCGCCGCGCAACGCGGCGCTGGAGGCGGCCCTCGATCAGGCTGCCGCGCTGATCATGCAGGCCGATGCCCTGGTGGTGGCCGCCGGTGCCGGCATGGGCGTGGACAGCGGCCTGCCGGATTTTCGGGGGCGTGAGGGCTTTTGGCAGGCGTATCCCGCCCTG includes:
- a CDS encoding DUF1289 domain-containing protein — encoded protein: MSTAEARSDRPAGGRVPSPCRRLCTLNEQDVCVGCGRTLTDITGWTAMSDEEQRACVARARARVQQLRPRWAPDAGGDGA